One stretch of Cohnella algarum DNA includes these proteins:
- a CDS encoding methyl-accepting chemotaxis protein, with translation MKKFRFKIGYKITIGYLVLLVFIASALLVVSRTIESLQTEIDTLIQRDLKIQELSYQIDKNASDMEAGLSDYAIAGEESSKEAVRAAIARWEANGQQLAGLLAGEDAQLSRMNSVTASIEQWIAIAERELEVPAGTRSLEDIRAFALESAGQKQMDGMREQLSRLRQADKYAMEQRVGSLHKQTSELQTLLFAFAGALTVLTIAFSWIVSRSVSVNIRRVTAAVADIARSGGDLTKRIQVRATDETMELGRETNGLLASLQTMMREIREQAGKLADVSETIRTGTAGALDINGQVNEAVRRVAEGAESQVARTQEISAIMAETMKGLEQVAARTQDVSELARATREDADSGSVSLDRSQQEIERIETIFGTIQGSVGDLSRRAGRIQDIAVYISEVSKQTNLLALNAAIEAARAGAHGRGFTVVSAEIRKLSDETAESARQITATLDELNEGVGQIVELMAGSAQAVYNGTSSLKEAGGSVKSVVESVGSLAERVIEAASAIEQIAAGSRHVVRSAEEISRVTEETSAFAEQMSAMVEEQNASLREFAASSDGLNGVSGTLRDMTGHFKV, from the coding sequence ATGAAAAAATTCCGCTTCAAAATCGGCTACAAAATTACGATCGGTTACCTCGTGCTGCTGGTGTTTATCGCTTCGGCGCTCCTCGTCGTGTCCCGGACGATCGAAAGCCTGCAGACGGAAATCGATACGTTGATCCAACGCGACCTGAAAATCCAGGAGCTGAGCTATCAAATCGACAAAAACGCCTCCGACATGGAAGCGGGCTTGAGCGACTACGCGATCGCGGGCGAGGAGAGCAGCAAGGAGGCGGTCCGGGCCGCGATCGCAAGATGGGAAGCGAACGGGCAGCAGCTGGCGGGACTGCTCGCGGGCGAAGACGCCCAGCTTAGCCGGATGAACAGCGTGACGGCGTCCATCGAGCAGTGGATCGCGATCGCGGAACGGGAACTGGAGGTGCCGGCGGGCACGCGAAGTCTGGAGGATATCCGGGCGTTCGCCTTGGAGTCGGCCGGACAAAAGCAGATGGACGGCATGCGCGAGCAGCTGTCCCGGCTGCGCCAGGCGGACAAGTACGCGATGGAGCAGCGGGTCGGTTCGCTTCATAAGCAAACGTCCGAGCTGCAAACGCTGCTGTTCGCGTTCGCCGGCGCGCTGACGGTGCTCACGATCGCCTTTTCGTGGATCGTTTCCCGCAGCGTCTCGGTCAACATCCGCCGGGTGACGGCGGCGGTGGCCGACATCGCCCGGTCCGGCGGCGATCTGACGAAGCGGATCCAGGTCCGCGCGACGGACGAGACGATGGAGCTGGGCCGGGAAACGAACGGCTTGCTGGCCTCCCTGCAAACGATGATGCGGGAAATCCGCGAGCAAGCGGGCAAGCTGGCCGACGTTTCGGAGACGATCCGGACGGGAACCGCCGGCGCGCTCGACATCAACGGCCAGGTGAACGAGGCGGTGCGGCGCGTGGCGGAGGGCGCGGAGAGCCAGGTGGCCCGGACGCAGGAAATCTCCGCCATTATGGCGGAGACGATGAAAGGGCTGGAGCAGGTCGCCGCCCGCACGCAGGACGTGTCGGAGCTTGCCCGCGCGACGCGCGAGGACGCCGACAGCGGCAGCGTCAGCCTCGACCGTTCCCAGCAGGAGATCGAGCGGATCGAAACGATTTTCGGCACGATCCAGGGCAGCGTCGGCGATCTGTCCCGGCGGGCCGGCCGGATCCAGGACATCGCGGTCTACATTTCCGAAGTGTCGAAGCAAACGAACCTGCTCGCGCTCAACGCGGCGATCGAGGCGGCGCGAGCGGGAGCGCACGGGCGCGGCTTCACGGTCGTGTCGGCGGAAATTCGCAAGCTTTCCGACGAGACGGCGGAATCCGCGCGGCAAATCACCGCGACGCTCGACGAGCTGAACGAGGGCGTGGGGCAAATCGTGGAGTTGATGGCGGGCAGCGCGCAGGCCGTATACAACGGCACGTCGTCGCTCAAGGAAGCGGGCGGCAGCGTCAAATCGGTCGTGGAAAGCGTGGGCTCGCTGGCGGAGCGGGTGATCGAAGCGGCGTCGGCGATCGAGCAAATCGCGGCGGGCAGCCGGCACGTCGTCCGTTCGGCGGAGGAAATCAGCCGGGTGACCGAGGAAACGTCGGCGTTCGCGGAGCAGATGTCGGCGATGGTGGAGGAGCAGAATGCCTCCCTGCGCGAGTTCGCCGCTTCGTCGGACGGACTGAACGGGGTGTCCGGAACGCTTCGGGATATGACCGGGCATTTCAAGGTATAA
- the nrdE gene encoding class 1b ribonucleoside-diphosphate reductase subunit alpha, translated as MKHIELNNLLMQRGADGFFQLDKDQEAIKAFMAEVETKSLRFDGHLAKVSYMIENDYYEDVFQHYSENDVLQVYELTHSYHFQFPSYMAASKFYSDYAVRSNDKKTYLEHYPDRVAIVALHLGRGDFATARTLAASMMEQRLQPATPTFLNAGKSRRGEMVSCFLLEMDDALNSINYVLATCMQLSKIGGGVAVNLSKLRGRGEAIKGVEGAAKGIMPVLKLMEDAFSYADQMGQRKGSGAAYYNIFGWDVMEFLDSKKINADEKTRLQTLSIGLIVPNKLYELAEQNKPLHVFAPYSVYRAYGQHLDDMDLDEMYDKLLADDRVIKKSPLSARDMLTKIASIQLESGYPYIMNKTNANKAHALKDIGSIKMSNLCTEIFQLQETSEITDYGEEDIIRRDISCNLASLNIVNVMESGKIKESVHEGIAGLTAVSDMTTVMNAPGVAKANAELHSVGLGAMNLHGYLAKNLIAYESEEARDFARTFFMMMNFHSIEKSCEIAEKTGITFAGFEKSEYAKGTYFDKYLETDYRPRTERVRQLFAGIDIPAPADWAVLKGNVMKHGLYHAYRLAIAPTQSISYIQNATSSVMPIVEPIETRTYANSTTYYPMPYMNASNFFYYKSAYQMNQFKIIDLIAEIAEHVDQGISTVLHVNSDVTTRQLARYYIYAARKGLKSLYYTRTNRLSVEECVSCAV; from the coding sequence TTGAAGCATATTGAGCTGAACAACCTATTGATGCAACGAGGCGCCGACGGATTTTTCCAACTGGACAAGGACCAGGAGGCCATCAAGGCGTTCATGGCCGAAGTCGAAACGAAATCCCTTCGCTTTGACGGCCATTTGGCCAAAGTAAGCTACATGATCGAGAACGACTACTACGAAGACGTTTTTCAACACTACTCCGAAAACGACGTCCTGCAAGTATACGAACTGACGCACAGCTATCATTTTCAATTTCCTTCATATATGGCCGCCTCCAAGTTTTATTCCGACTACGCGGTAAGAAGCAACGACAAGAAGACGTACCTGGAGCATTACCCGGATCGCGTCGCCATCGTGGCGCTTCACCTCGGCAGAGGCGATTTCGCGACCGCCCGCACGCTGGCCGCTTCGATGATGGAGCAGCGGCTGCAGCCGGCAACCCCGACGTTCCTGAACGCGGGCAAGAGCCGCCGCGGCGAAATGGTGTCCTGCTTCCTGCTGGAAATGGACGATGCGCTCAATTCGATCAATTACGTGCTGGCTACCTGCATGCAGCTGTCGAAGATCGGCGGCGGCGTTGCGGTCAACCTGTCGAAGCTGCGCGGCCGCGGCGAAGCGATCAAGGGCGTGGAAGGCGCCGCCAAAGGGATCATGCCCGTGCTGAAGCTGATGGAGGACGCCTTCTCCTACGCCGACCAGATGGGACAGCGCAAAGGCTCCGGCGCCGCGTACTATAACATTTTCGGCTGGGACGTCATGGAATTCCTCGATTCCAAAAAAATCAACGCCGACGAGAAAACGCGCCTGCAGACGCTGTCGATCGGCCTGATCGTGCCGAACAAGCTGTATGAGCTGGCGGAGCAAAACAAGCCGCTGCACGTGTTCGCTCCGTATTCGGTGTATCGCGCATACGGCCAGCATCTGGACGACATGGACCTCGACGAGATGTACGACAAGCTGCTGGCGGACGACCGCGTCATCAAAAAATCGCCGCTCAGCGCCCGCGACATGCTGACGAAGATCGCGTCCATCCAGCTCGAATCGGGCTACCCGTACATCATGAACAAGACGAACGCCAACAAAGCGCATGCGCTTAAAGATATCGGCTCGATCAAAATGTCCAACCTGTGCACGGAAATTTTCCAACTGCAGGAGACGTCGGAAATTACCGATTACGGCGAAGAGGACATTATCCGCCGGGACATCAGCTGCAACCTCGCTTCGCTTAACATCGTGAACGTGATGGAAAGCGGCAAAATCAAGGAATCGGTGCACGAGGGGATCGCGGGGCTTACGGCCGTCAGCGACATGACGACGGTCATGAACGCGCCGGGCGTGGCGAAAGCGAACGCCGAGCTTCACTCGGTCGGACTCGGCGCCATGAACCTGCACGGCTACCTGGCGAAAAACCTGATCGCCTACGAAAGCGAAGAAGCGAGGGATTTCGCCCGTACGTTCTTCATGATGATGAACTTCCATTCGATCGAGAAGAGCTGCGAAATCGCCGAAAAGACCGGCATCACGTTCGCCGGCTTCGAGAAGTCCGAATATGCGAAAGGCACCTACTTCGACAAGTATTTGGAAACGGACTACCGCCCGCGCACGGAAAGGGTGCGGCAGCTGTTCGCCGGCATCGACATTCCGGCGCCGGCCGACTGGGCGGTTTTGAAGGGTAACGTCATGAAGCACGGCCTGTATCACGCGTATCGCTTGGCGATCGCGCCGACGCAAAGCATTTCGTACATTCAGAACGCGACGTCGAGCGTCATGCCGATCGTCGAGCCGATCGAAACGCGCACGTACGCCAACTCGACGACGTATTATCCGATGCCTTACATGAACGCGTCGAATTTCTTCTATTATAAATCGGCCTATCAGATGAACCAGTTCAAAATCATCGACCTGATCGCGGAAATCGCCGAGCACGTCGACCAAGGCATCTCGACCGTGCTCCACGTCAACAGCGACGTGACGACGCGGCAGTTGGCCCGCTACTACATTTACGCCGCGCGCAAAGGGCTGAAGTCGCTCTACTATACGCGGACGAACCGTCTGAGCGTCGAAGAGTGCGTCAGCTGCGCCGTGTAA
- a CDS encoding ThuA domain-containing protein produces the protein MTAKLKVTVWNEFRHEQHNEKVRSVYPGGIHAAIGEGLAGTADVAYATLDQDEEHGLSESRLAETDVLIWWGHMAHGDVKDEIVERVKRRVLQGMGLIVLHSGHFSKIFKTLMGTSCDLKWREADEKERLWVVSPGHPIAEGIGEYIELPQEEMYGEHFDIPQPDELVFVSWFEGGEVFRSGCTFHRGQGKIFYFRPGHETYPTYYNEQVRTVIRNAVKWAAPTRRDYPTYGNHKPLEAIGNKA, from the coding sequence ATGACCGCCAAGCTTAAAGTAACCGTCTGGAACGAATTCAGACACGAGCAGCACAACGAAAAGGTGCGGAGCGTTTACCCCGGCGGCATTCACGCCGCGATCGGCGAAGGCCTCGCCGGGACGGCCGACGTCGCCTACGCCACGCTGGACCAGGACGAGGAGCACGGCTTGTCGGAAAGCCGCCTGGCCGAAACCGACGTTCTGATCTGGTGGGGCCATATGGCCCACGGCGACGTCAAGGACGAAATCGTGGAGCGCGTCAAGCGCCGCGTCCTGCAGGGAATGGGTCTGATCGTGCTGCACTCCGGGCATTTTTCGAAAATTTTCAAGACGCTCATGGGAACGTCGTGCGATTTGAAATGGCGCGAAGCGGACGAGAAGGAGCGGTTGTGGGTCGTATCGCCGGGCCATCCGATCGCGGAAGGAATCGGCGAATACATCGAGCTGCCGCAGGAGGAAATGTACGGCGAGCATTTCGACATTCCGCAGCCGGACGAGCTCGTATTCGTCAGCTGGTTCGAGGGCGGCGAAGTGTTCCGCAGCGGGTGCACGTTCCATCGCGGCCAGGGAAAAATTTTCTACTTCCGCCCCGGTCACGAAACGTACCCGACCTACTACAACGAGCAGGTTCGGACGGTCATCCGCAACGCCGTCAAGTGGGCCGCTCCGACGCGAAGGGACTATCCGACGTACGGCAACCACAAGCCGCTCGAAGCGATCGGGAACAAGGCGTAA
- a CDS encoding zinc-dependent alcohol dehydrogenase, which translates to MKALVWTEPEKMEYAELPETAPKEDEVLIQVEAVGICGSELEGYLGHNSLRVPPLVMGHEFCGRVVSFGARVTGLAAGQKVVVNPLSSCGVCASCRKGHTQLCASRSIVGIHRPGAFGERVVVPASGVVPVPEELGAYRAALAEPLACSLRATRRAMQRHFAPNVLVFGAGGIGLLCAKVARQLGADRIIVADTQDERLAIALGVAADEIVNPASSDLAASVAKLAGEKGIDVVIDAAGFQPTRAAALGLVNPAGTVMNIGLGIDETNLKINHLIRSEIEVLGSFCYTAQDFRDAVDLLAQGRVTEEGWTEVRPLSQGDEAFRDLTSGKVRNGKIFLSVNGG; encoded by the coding sequence ATGAAAGCTTTAGTATGGACCGAACCGGAAAAGATGGAATATGCGGAACTGCCGGAAACGGCGCCCAAGGAAGACGAAGTGTTGATCCAGGTAGAGGCGGTCGGCATCTGCGGCTCCGAGCTGGAAGGCTACCTCGGCCACAACAGCCTGCGCGTGCCGCCGCTCGTCATGGGGCACGAGTTTTGCGGGCGCGTCGTATCGTTCGGCGCCCGGGTGACGGGGCTCGCGGCGGGACAGAAAGTCGTCGTAAACCCGCTCTCCTCGTGCGGCGTCTGCGCGTCCTGCCGCAAAGGGCACACGCAGCTGTGCGCGTCCCGCAGCATCGTCGGCATTCACCGGCCGGGCGCCTTCGGCGAACGGGTCGTGGTGCCCGCTTCGGGCGTCGTGCCCGTGCCGGAGGAGCTTGGCGCTTATCGGGCCGCGCTGGCCGAGCCGCTCGCCTGCTCGCTGCGGGCGACCCGCCGCGCCATGCAGCGGCACTTCGCTCCGAACGTGCTCGTCTTCGGCGCGGGCGGCATCGGGCTGCTGTGCGCCAAAGTCGCGAGGCAGCTCGGCGCGGATCGCATCATCGTCGCGGACACGCAGGACGAGCGGCTTGCGATCGCGCTTGGCGTCGCGGCGGACGAAATCGTCAATCCGGCGTCGTCCGACCTGGCCGCATCCGTCGCGAAGCTAGCGGGAGAGAAGGGGATCGACGTCGTCATCGACGCGGCCGGCTTCCAGCCGACGCGGGCGGCGGCGCTCGGCCTGGTCAACCCCGCGGGAACCGTCATGAACATCGGCCTCGGCATCGACGAGACGAATTTGAAAATCAATCATTTGATCCGCAGCGAAATCGAAGTGCTCGGTTCGTTCTGCTACACGGCCCAGGACTTCCGCGACGCGGTCGACCTGCTCGCGCAAGGTCGCGTGACCGAGGAGGGCTGGACCGAGGTGCGTCCTCTTTCGCAAGGGGACGAAGCGTTCCGGGATTTGACGTCCGGCAAAGTCCGAAACGGCAAAATTTTTCTGTCGGTGAACGGGGGCTGA
- a CDS encoding fumarylacetoacetate hydrolase family protein has translation MKWVQFVKRGDAEENVWLGAFTDDGRVRPIAEGTSMKHLIARCAESPDYALHLEALAEREETLPLDEVRLKAPLHNPDKMIFIGLNYRDHAAESNMAVPKVPVLFPKYANSIVGPEDDVVIPAEVEQCDYEVELAVVIGRTAKNVAAEDAMDYVFGYTVINDVSARDLQLTEGQWTRGKAIDTFAPMGPCIATRDEIPDPHKLRLSLALNGKTMQDSDTGFLIFDIPYLVSFLSRTITLSPGDVISTGTPPGVGMGFEPPVWLKDGDVTEAYVEHIGTLRNRYVKENR, from the coding sequence ATGAAATGGGTGCAATTCGTCAAACGCGGAGACGCGGAAGAGAACGTATGGCTCGGAGCTTTTACCGACGACGGCCGGGTTCGTCCGATCGCGGAAGGTACGAGCATGAAGCATTTGATCGCCCGCTGCGCGGAATCGCCGGATTACGCGCTGCATCTTGAAGCGCTCGCCGAGCGGGAGGAAACGCTGCCGCTTGACGAGGTGAGGCTAAAGGCGCCGCTTCACAATCCCGACAAAATGATTTTCATCGGGCTGAATTACCGCGATCACGCGGCCGAATCGAACATGGCGGTGCCGAAAGTGCCGGTCCTTTTCCCGAAATACGCCAACTCGATCGTCGGGCCGGAGGACGACGTCGTCATTCCCGCCGAAGTGGAGCAGTGCGATTACGAGGTCGAGCTCGCCGTCGTCATCGGACGCACGGCCAAAAACGTTGCCGCGGAGGACGCGATGGACTACGTTTTCGGCTATACCGTCATCAACGACGTCAGCGCCCGCGATCTGCAACTGACCGAAGGCCAATGGACGCGGGGCAAGGCGATCGACACGTTCGCGCCGATGGGGCCCTGCATCGCCACGCGCGACGAAATTCCCGATCCGCACAAGCTGCGGCTGTCGCTTGCGCTCAACGGCAAGACGATGCAGGATTCCGACACCGGTTTTCTGATTTTCGATATTCCGTATCTCGTCTCGTTCCTGTCGCGGACGATTACGCTTTCGCCCGGGGACGTGATCAGCACCGGCACGCCGCCCGGAGTCGGCATGGGGTTCGAGCCGCCCGTCTGGCTGAAGGACGGGGACGTGACCGAAGCGTACGTCGAGCATATCGGCACGCTGCGGAACCGGTACGTGAAGGAAAACCGCTAA
- a CDS encoding aminotransferase class V-fold PLP-dependent enzyme, with protein MLEFPSGVLPWLALKRDGVEVRVVQHRDWEVDEADILSRVDGRTKLVMTSHVSYLNGFRFDYRKLYERIAKTDALLLLDATQSLGVVPVDASMADFVVASSYKWLLSVHGGGILAVNPKRTAHMMPAYVGWRSVADNPDGSDRFETFAFQPDARRFELGYPAYPTVYALERSTRLLLDVGIGNVERHVAALGDVLIPFLVSLKLDVTTPPDAGRRAGNITFRHDEAEAVAARLRQRGIYVMGGDGRVRISVHAFNDSADVETLIGQLPDCL; from the coding sequence GTGCTCGAGTTTCCGTCCGGCGTGCTCCCCTGGCTTGCGCTTAAACGCGACGGCGTGGAGGTCAGAGTCGTGCAGCACCGCGACTGGGAAGTCGACGAGGCCGATATTTTAAGCCGGGTCGACGGCCGCACGAAGCTGGTCATGACGAGCCACGTCAGCTACTTGAACGGCTTTCGGTTCGATTACCGGAAGCTGTACGAGCGCATCGCGAAGACCGACGCCCTGCTGCTGCTCGACGCGACGCAGTCGCTCGGCGTCGTTCCCGTCGACGCGTCGATGGCGGATTTCGTCGTCGCCAGCTCCTACAAATGGCTGTTGTCGGTGCACGGAGGCGGCATTCTGGCCGTCAACCCGAAGCGGACGGCCCATATGATGCCGGCCTACGTCGGCTGGCGCAGCGTGGCCGACAATCCGGACGGCTCCGACCGGTTCGAAACGTTCGCCTTCCAGCCGGACGCGCGGCGCTTCGAGCTGGGCTACCCGGCGTATCCGACGGTTTACGCGCTGGAGCGCTCGACCCGGCTGCTGCTCGACGTCGGAATCGGCAACGTCGAGCGACACGTCGCCGCGCTCGGCGACGTGCTCATTCCGTTTCTCGTTTCGCTCAAGCTGGACGTGACGACGCCCCCGGACGCCGGGCGGCGCGCGGGCAATATCACCTTCCGCCACGACGAGGCCGAAGCGGTCGCCGCCAGGCTCAGGCAGCGGGGCATTTACGTCATGGGCGGAGACGGCAGGGTGCGCATTTCCGTGCACGCCTTCAACGATTCGGCCGACGTGGAAACGCTGATCGGCCAACTTCCGGACTGTCTGTAA
- the nrdI gene encoding class Ib ribonucleoside-diphosphate reductase assembly flavoprotein NrdI: MLIAYDSKTGNVRRFIAKLNMPSVQIDENMSVEEPFVLVTYTTGFGQAPERVMKFLNRNHRQLKGVSASGNRNWGDGFAKSADTISSLYGVPVITKFELSGTTRDVEHFVRGVNDIEAY, translated from the coding sequence ATGTTGATTGCCTACGATTCCAAGACGGGGAACGTCCGCCGGTTTATCGCCAAGCTCAATATGCCTTCCGTCCAGATCGACGAGAACATGAGCGTGGAAGAACCGTTTGTGCTCGTGACCTATACGACGGGATTCGGACAAGCTCCCGAGCGGGTCATGAAGTTTCTGAATCGCAACCATCGTCAGCTCAAAGGCGTTTCCGCCAGCGGCAACCGCAATTGGGGCGACGGATTTGCGAAGAGCGCGGATACGATTTCGTCGCTGTACGGAGTTCCGGTCATCACCAAGTTCGAGCTTTCGGGCACGACGCGAGACGTCGAGCATTTTGTGCGGGGAGTGAATGATATTGAAGCATATTGA
- a CDS encoding helix-turn-helix domain-containing protein: MSNRQPWPDTDVQAVNEKVVYQNPLLFLKVWEIRDADGIRPVPETWPWHYHKEVEFLAISEGSLRVQTPAASRTLEAGDMMVIGSSGLHRTCNGSDVPLRYTVLQVELERHFDPSMLPYLNGFSERFAALEKMNYIFDEQPEAKEEAFKLVSDIFSETARKEIGYELAIGSSLKRLLLLLLRRDSRGLLQRANDLELERFRPVLDYVDGHLGEKITVDDVRALMGMSYHHFIKSFKKAVGVPFVDYVNYNRIKKAERLLATSDLSILEIGFEVGIWNMAQFYKLFRRYNSHSPKEFRRRMRG; encoded by the coding sequence ATGTCGAACCGCCAGCCTTGGCCCGATACGGACGTACAGGCCGTCAACGAAAAAGTGGTCTATCAAAATCCGCTGCTGTTTTTAAAAGTATGGGAAATTCGCGACGCCGACGGAATTCGCCCGGTCCCGGAGACGTGGCCCTGGCATTACCACAAGGAAGTCGAGTTTTTGGCCATCTCGGAAGGCAGCCTGCGCGTGCAGACGCCCGCCGCCTCGCGTACGCTCGAGGCGGGCGATATGATGGTGATCGGCTCTTCCGGGCTTCACCGCACCTGCAACGGGTCGGACGTTCCGCTGCGCTATACGGTGCTGCAGGTGGAGCTGGAACGCCATTTCGATCCGAGCATGCTTCCTTACTTGAACGGGTTCTCCGAGCGGTTCGCCGCCCTGGAAAAGATGAATTATATTTTCGACGAGCAGCCGGAGGCGAAGGAAGAAGCGTTCAAGCTTGTCTCGGATATTTTTTCGGAAACGGCGCGCAAGGAAATCGGCTACGAGCTCGCGATCGGATCGTCGCTGAAACGGCTGCTGCTCCTGCTGCTCCGCCGCGACAGCCGCGGGCTGCTTCAGCGCGCCAACGATCTGGAGCTCGAGCGCTTTCGTCCCGTTCTCGACTACGTGGACGGCCACCTCGGGGAAAAAATAACGGTGGACGACGTCCGCGCCCTGATGGGCATGAGCTACCACCATTTTATCAAATCGTTCAAAAAGGCCGTGGGCGTTCCGTTCGTCGATTACGTCAATTACAACCGGATCAAAAAAGCGGAAAGGCTGCTGGCGACGAGCGACCTCAGCATTTTGGAGATCGGTTTCGAGGTCGGAATCTGGAACATGGCCCAATTTTATAAATTGTTCCGCCGCTATAACTCTCATTCGCCGAAAGAGTTTCGCCGGCGCATGCGCGGCTAA
- a CDS encoding Gfo/Idh/MocA family protein, with protein MEKLKVGIIGFGDWGACHLEAYRALPFVEVVAVCDADPRRRREAVERHGVPQAYELPEELLRHEEIKLVSVVTFERNHLRPTLLALEAGKHVLVEKPVTTDPDEAQTMLEAAAKAGTWLAPGHLLRFEPKYAQVRHMIRTGELGEVASLYMKRSRRSSLFSTYKRTHTVYELTVHDLDQAIWYADSRVKRVYASGRFLSGAEAPEVLWAQLTFENGIVAVLHSNWLTPDAAGVPIHDYTEVIGDKGIARFDTDAAGVHLLGAAGRTTTDLSVHQNQGGRVFGALKEQLDYLCQCALLGRTPDIVSFEDAAHGIEVAKAIVRSAATGEPVAWG; from the coding sequence ATGGAAAAACTCAAAGTCGGCATCATCGGTTTCGGAGATTGGGGCGCTTGCCATTTGGAGGCTTATCGGGCGCTGCCTTTCGTCGAAGTGGTTGCCGTATGCGACGCCGATCCGCGGCGGCGGCGCGAGGCCGTCGAACGGCACGGCGTCCCGCAGGCGTACGAGCTTCCGGAGGAACTGCTTCGGCATGAGGAGATCAAGCTCGTCAGCGTCGTCACGTTCGAGCGCAACCATTTGCGGCCGACGCTGCTGGCGCTGGAAGCCGGAAAGCACGTTCTCGTCGAAAAGCCGGTGACGACCGACCCGGACGAGGCGCAAACGATGCTCGAGGCGGCCGCGAAAGCCGGGACGTGGCTTGCGCCCGGCCACCTGCTGCGCTTCGAGCCGAAGTACGCGCAGGTTCGCCATATGATTCGCACGGGAGAATTGGGAGAAGTCGCTTCCTTATATATGAAGCGATCCCGCCGGAGCTCGCTCTTTTCCACCTATAAGCGCACGCACACCGTGTACGAGCTGACGGTGCACGACCTCGACCAGGCGATCTGGTACGCGGACAGCCGGGTCAAGCGGGTATACGCGTCCGGACGTTTTTTGTCCGGGGCGGAGGCGCCCGAGGTGCTGTGGGCGCAGCTGACGTTCGAAAACGGCATCGTGGCCGTGCTGCACAGCAATTGGCTGACGCCCGACGCCGCCGGCGTCCCGATCCACGATTATACCGAAGTGATCGGGGACAAGGGCATCGCCCGCTTCGATACGGATGCGGCGGGCGTTCATCTGCTCGGAGCGGCGGGGAGAACGACGACGGATTTGTCGGTGCATCAAAATCAGGGCGGCCGGGTGTTCGGGGCGCTGAAGGAGCAGCTGGACTACTTGTGCCAATGCGCGCTGCTCGGCCGGACGCCGGACATCGTCTCGTTCGAGGACGCGGCGCACGGCATCGAGGTGGCGAAAGCCATCGTGCGGTCGGCCGCGACCGGCGAACCGGTCGCATGGGGATGA
- a CDS encoding MBL fold metallo-hydrolase produces MGTTSTFHPALIYDDNAAALADTGLPGTFGQLREQVELAGVPLDRLSQVILTHQDIDHIGGLPELAHGREKPLEVRAHAADKPYIDGTKPLIKLNAQRLAALTQGLTDGELARFERMFSPATAPNVNRTLADGDTLDVDGGVVVIHTPGHTPGHVSLYHRRTKTLIAGDAMVVSEGRLMGPAPAMTPDMDSALRSLGKLAAFDIERVLCYHGGWFEGNANDRIAELASGS; encoded by the coding sequence ATGGGGACTACGTCGACCTTCCACCCCGCGCTTATTTATGACGACAATGCGGCGGCTCTGGCGGATACGGGCCTGCCGGGCACCTTCGGCCAACTGCGGGAGCAAGTCGAGCTCGCCGGCGTGCCGCTGGACCGCTTGAGCCAAGTTATTTTGACGCATCAGGATATCGATCATATCGGCGGTTTGCCCGAGCTTGCGCACGGGCGGGAAAAGCCCCTCGAAGTAAGGGCGCACGCGGCGGATAAACCTTATATCGACGGGACGAAACCGCTGATCAAGCTGAACGCCCAGCGTCTCGCCGCCCTGACGCAAGGGCTGACGGACGGGGAGCTCGCCAGGTTCGAGCGGATGTTTTCCCCGGCGACCGCCCCCAACGTCAATCGGACGCTGGCGGACGGAGACACCCTGGACGTGGACGGAGGCGTTGTCGTCATTCATACGCCCGGCCATACGCCGGGGCATGTTTCCCTGTATCATCGCCGCACGAAGACGCTGATCGCCGGGGATGCGATGGTCGTGAGCGAAGGGCGGCTGATGGGACCGGCCCCGGCGATGACGCCGGACATGGACTCGGCGCTCCGGTCGCTGGGCAAGCTTGCGGCGTTCGACATCGAGCGCGTCCTGTGCTATCACGGCGGTTGGTTCGAAGGCAACGCGAACGACCGGATCGCGGAGCTTGCTTCCGGATCGTGA